One Miscanthus floridulus cultivar M001 chromosome 11, ASM1932011v1, whole genome shotgun sequence DNA window includes the following coding sequences:
- the LOC136492984 gene encoding uncharacterized protein isoform X3 — translation MVWKVKAAKEGKKQKKVSFADPIATELKPPKHILPDDSIMLIKAMEADKEYVQEDNAATSKDQLNMENGAVGTERVQQALAQILKLMEIKLALPDNNLQFERPIDKSKMEAIQVLIEQGNKKLKKSSINRKMTAQVGMDA, via the exons ATGGTCTGGAAGGTGAAGGCAGCCAAGGAAGGAAAGAAGCAGAAGAAGGTCTCCTTCGCAGACCCCATCGCAACTGAGCTCAAGCCACCCAAGCACATCCTGCCAGATGACAGCATCATGCTCATCAAGG CAATGGAGGCCGACAAGGAGTATGTGCAGGAAGACAACGCCGCCACGAGCAAGGATCAACTCAACATGGAAAATGGAGCAGTCGGGACTGAAAGGGTGCAGCAGGCGCTAGCCCAGATCCTCAAGCTGATGGAGATAAAGCTTGCCCTACCAGACAACAATCTG CAGTTTGAGAGGCCGATTGACAAGAGCAAGATGGAGGCCATACAGGTGCTGATCGAGCAGGGCaacaagaagctgaagaagagcaGCATCAACAGGAAGATGACTGCTCAGGTGGGCATGGATGCCTAG
- the LOC136492984 gene encoding uncharacterized protein isoform X1: MVWKVKAAKEGKKQKKVSFADPIATELKPPKHILPDDSIMLIKGNHHSQSMLVYVPLPINDILDGETCLTIDPSIPPHTAMEADKEYVQEDNAATSKDQLNMENGAVGTERVQQALAQILKLMEIKLALPDNNLQFERPIDKSKMEAIQVLIEQGNKKLKKSSINRKMTAQVGMDA; the protein is encoded by the exons ATGGTCTGGAAGGTGAAGGCAGCCAAGGAAGGAAAGAAGCAGAAGAAGGTCTCCTTCGCAGACCCCATCGCAACTGAGCTCAAGCCACCCAAGCACATCCTGCCAGATGACAGCATCATGCTCATCAAGGGTAACCATCATAGTCAATCCATGCTTGTCTATGTCCCCCTCCCTATTAATGATATTCTTGATGGGGAAACATGTTTAACAATTGATCCTTCGATTCCCCCACACACAGCAATGGAGGCCGACAAGGAGTATGTGCAGGAAGACAACGCCGCCACGAGCAAGGATCAACTCAACATGGAAAATGGAGCAGTCGGGACTGAAAGGGTGCAGCAGGCGCTAGCCCAGATCCTCAAGCTGATGGAGATAAAGCTTGCCCTACCAGACAACAATCTG CAGTTTGAGAGGCCGATTGACAAGAGCAAGATGGAGGCCATACAGGTGCTGATCGAGCAGGGCaacaagaagctgaagaagagcaGCATCAACAGGAAGATGACTGCTCAGGTGGGCATGGATGCCTAG
- the LOC136492984 gene encoding uncharacterized protein isoform X2 yields MVWKVKAAKEGKKQKKVSFADPIATELKPPKHILPDDSIMLIKGNHHSQSMLVYVPLPINDILDGETCLTIDPSIPPHTAMEADKEYVQEDNAATSKDQLNMENGAVGTERVQQALAQILKLMEIKLALPDNNLFERPIDKSKMEAIQVLIEQGNKKLKKSSINRKMTAQVGMDA; encoded by the exons ATGGTCTGGAAGGTGAAGGCAGCCAAGGAAGGAAAGAAGCAGAAGAAGGTCTCCTTCGCAGACCCCATCGCAACTGAGCTCAAGCCACCCAAGCACATCCTGCCAGATGACAGCATCATGCTCATCAAGGGTAACCATCATAGTCAATCCATGCTTGTCTATGTCCCCCTCCCTATTAATGATATTCTTGATGGGGAAACATGTTTAACAATTGATCCTTCGATTCCCCCACACACAGCAATGGAGGCCGACAAGGAGTATGTGCAGGAAGACAACGCCGCCACGAGCAAGGATCAACTCAACATGGAAAATGGAGCAGTCGGGACTGAAAGGGTGCAGCAGGCGCTAGCCCAGATCCTCAAGCTGATGGAGATAAAGCTTGCCCTACCAGACAACAATCTG TTTGAGAGGCCGATTGACAAGAGCAAGATGGAGGCCATACAGGTGCTGATCGAGCAGGGCaacaagaagctgaagaagagcaGCATCAACAGGAAGATGACTGCTCAGGTGGGCATGGATGCCTAG